A portion of the Tachysurus vachellii isolate PV-2020 chromosome 14, HZAU_Pvac_v1, whole genome shotgun sequence genome contains these proteins:
- the LOC132856853 gene encoding sodium-dependent neutral amino acid transporter B(0)AT1-like, with product MEQHMLENTLQHQQSLSDTQRHKVYTQITVLQRAGMKLKLPNPGLEERIPSHAELEEMEKVQAGDRPQWDNKAQYMLTCVGFCVGLGNVWRFPYLCQSHGGGAFMIPFLLLLVLEGIPLLHIEFAIGQRLRKGSVGVWRSINPYLSGVGIASMLVSCMVGMYYNTIIAWVMWYFFNSFQDPLPWSQCPINENRTDVVSECGRSSSVDYFWYRETLNISTNIDVSGGLQWWMVLCLIAAWTVLWVCCIRGIETTGKAVYITSTLPYVVLTIFLIRGLTLKGSVDGIKYLFTPDLKELANPTTWLDAGAQVFYSFSLAFGGLISFSSYNSVHNNCEQDAVIISIINGLTSVYSAIVIYSIIGFRATEKFDDCLNGNIMALLNAFELPIGNITESNYTEALLELNSTAPSVIQELNLKTCNLQDLLSQGVEGTGLAFIVFTEAITKMPISPLWSVLFFIMLFCLGLSTMFGSIEGVVVPLQDLNIFPKRWPKEVLTGIVCLVSFGIALIFTQRSGEYWLALFDGFAGSIPLLIIAFCEMIAVSYIYGIDRFNKDIEFMIGHKPNIFWQATWRLISPLIVLVIFIFYLISTATRELTYIAWNPESKNFPNLEVLHYPEWINIIIFILSGVPALVIPLVAVYKFIKKRCCGKDDKQTPEIETVSGQIHTEFKKV from the exons ATGGAGCAGCACATGTTGGAGAACACACTCCAGCATCAACagtctctctctgacacacagcGACACAAAGTGTATACTCAGATCACTGTTCTACAGAGAGCAGGAATGAAGCTGAAGCTGCCGAACCCGGGTCTGGAGGAGAGAATCCCCTCCCATGCTGAGCTGGAAGAGATGGAGAAGGTCCAGGCTGGAGATCGTCCCCAGTGGGACAATAAAGCTCAGTACATGCTCACCTGCGTTGGATTCTGTGTGGGACTGGGGAACGTCTGGAGGTTCCCCTACCTGTGTCAGAGCCATGGAGGAG GAGCGTTCATGATACCGTTCCTCCTGCTGCTGGTTCTGGAGGGAATTCCTCTCCTACATATAGAGTTCGCCATTGGACAGAGACTGAGAAAGGGAAGCGTTGGAGTTTGGAGGTCCATCAACCCGTATTTATCTGGTGTGG GTATTGCATCCATGCTGGTGTCCTGTATGGTTGGAATGTACTACAACACCATCATAGCCTGGGTCATGTGGTACTTCTTCAACTCCTTCCAGGATCCTCTGCCATGGAGTCAGTGTCctataaatgaaaacagaacaG ACGTGGTGTCAGAATGCGGCCGCAGCTCCTCTGTGGATTATTTCTGGTACAGAGAAACTCTGAACATTTCGACTAACATCGATGTCTCAGGCGGGTTGCAGTGGTGGATGGTTTTGTGTCTGATTGCAGCATGGACGGTTCTCTGGGTCTGCTGCATCCGAGGCATTGAAACCACTGGAAAG GCTGTCTACATCACGTCCACTCTGCCCTATGTCGTTCTCACCATCTTCCTGATTCGAGGGCTGACTCTCAAAGGCTCTGTGGATGGGATCAAGTACCTCTTCACACCAGAC TTAAAAGAATTGGCGAATCCGACCACGTGGCTGGATGCTGGAGCTCAAGTGTTCTACTCGTTCTCTCTTGCCTTTGGAGGACTGatctccttctccagctacaacTCTGTACA TAACAATTGTGAACAGGATGCTGTTATCATCTCCATCATCAATGGGCTCACATCAGTTTATTCTGCTATTGTCATCTACTCCATCATCGGCTTCCGAGCTACGGAGAAGTTCGACGACTGTCTCAATGG GAACATCATGGCCCTCCTGAATGCGTTTGAACTTCCCATTGGAAACATAACTGAGAGTAACTATACCGAAGCTCTGCTTGAGCTCAACAGCACAGCACCTTCAGTAATTCAGGAGCTCAATCTGAAGACCTGTAATTTGCAGGATCTCCTCAGCCAG GGAGTAGAAGGTACTGGCCTGGCCTTCATCGTGTTCACAGAGGCCATTACCAAGATGCCCATTTCTCCTCTGTGGTCAGTGCTTTTCTTCATCATGCTCTTCTGCCTCGGCCTTTCTACCATGTTTGGCAGCATTGAGGGGGTTGTGGTGCCTCTGCAGGACCTGAACATCTTCCCAAAGAGATGGCCAAAAGAAGTCCTAACAG GAATTGTTTGTTTGGTGTCTTTTGGAATCGCTCTGATCTTTACACAACGTTCCGGTGAATACTGGCTCGCTCTGTTCGACGGATTCGCCGGCTCCATCCCCTTACTCATCATCGCCTTCTGTGAGATGATCGCTGTGTCTTACATCTATGGAATAGACAG GTTCAATAAAGACATTGAGTTCATGATTGGACACAAGCCCAATAtcttctggcaggccacgtggAGACTCATCAGTCCTCTCATTGTTCTCGTTATCTTCATCTTCTATCTCATCTCCACTGCCACCAGGGAGCTCACCTACATCGCCTGGAACCCTGAATCT aaaaactTCCCCAATTTAGAGGTCCTGCACTACCCCGAGTGGATCaatatcatcatcttcatcctttCTGGAGTTCCTGCCCTGGTTATTCCACTAGTCGCTGTTTATAAATTCATCAAGAAACGCTGCTGTGGGAAAGACGACAAGCAGACACCAGAAATCGAAACCGTGTCTGGTCAAATTCACACAGAATTTAAGAAAGTGTAG